From a region of the Polyodon spathula isolate WHYD16114869_AA chromosome 31, ASM1765450v1, whole genome shotgun sequence genome:
- the LOC121303155 gene encoding exportin-7 isoform X3 — MADHVQSLAQLEILCKQLYETTDSATRLQAEKALVEFTNSPDCLSKCQLLLERGSSSYSQLLAATCLSKLISRTSNPLPLEHRVDIRNYVLNYLATRPKLAAFVTQALIQLYARITKLGWFDCQKEDYVFRNVIVDVTRFLQDSVEHCIIGVTILSQLTNEINQVSASAFFSEADTTHPLTKHRKIASSFRDSSLFDIFTLSCNLLKQASGKNLNLNDESQHGLLMQLLKLSHNCLNFDFIGTSTDESSDDLCTVQIPTSWRSAFLDSSTLQLFFDLYHSIPPSLSPLVLSCLVQIASVRRSLFNNAERAKFLSHLVDGVKRILENPQSLSDPNNYHEFCRLLARLKSNYQLGELVKVENYPEVIRLIANFTVTSLQHWEFAPNSVHYLLSLWQRLAASVPYVKATEPHLLETYTPEVTKAYITSRLESVHIILRDGLEDPLDDAGLVQQQLDQLSTIGRCEYEKTCALLVQLFDQSAQSYQELLQSSNASAMDVAVQEGRLTWLVYIIGAVIGGRVSFASTDEQDAMDGELVCRVLQLMNLTDSRLAQAGNEKLELAMLSFFEQFRKIYIGDQLYRRLSEVLGLNDETMVLSVFIGKIITNLKYWGRCEPITSKTLQLLNDLSIGYSSVRKLVKLSAVQFMLNNHTSEHFSFLGINNQSNLSDMRCRTTFYTALGRLLMVDLGNGEDEDQFEQFMLPLTAAFETVAQMFSTNTFNEQEAKSTLVGLVRDLRGIAFAFNAKTSFMMLFDWIYPAYMPILQRAIGLWYHDPACTTPVLKLMAELVHNRSQRLQFDVSSPNGILLFRETSKIITMYGNRILTLGEVPKDQVYALKLKGISICFSMLKAVLSGNYVNFGVFRLYGDDALDNALQTFIKLLLSIPHSDLLDYPKLSQSYYSLLEVLTQDHMNFIASLEPHVIMYILSSISEGLAALDTMVCTGCCSSLDHIVTYLFKQLSRSTKKRSTPMAQESDRFLLIMQQHPEMIQQMLSTVLNIIIFEDCRNQWSMSRPLLGLILLNEKYFADLRNSIVNSQPPEKQQAMHLCFENLMESIERNLLTKNRDRFTQNLSVFRREVNDSMKNSTYGVNSNDMMS; from the exons TCATCTTACTCGCAGCTGTTGGCAGCCACTTGTCTTTCCAAACTGATTTCACGCACAAGCAACCCTCTGCCCCTGGAACACCGCGTTGATATTC gGAATTATGTTCTTAATTATCTTGCAACCAGGCCGAAGTTGGCAGCCTTTGTAACGCAGGCTCTTATCCAGTTGTATGCCAGAATTACCAAGCTGGGCTGGTTCGACTGCCAGAAAGAAGATTACGTCTTCAGGAATGTCATTGTGGACGTGACAAGATTCCTACAG GACAGTGTTGAACACTGCATCATAGGAGTAACGATTCTGTCTCAGCTAACTAATGAAATAAACCAAGTAAGTGCTTCAGCGTTCTTCAGTGAA GCGGACACAACACACCCCCTCACAAAGCATAGGAAGATCGCCTCCTCATTCAGAGACTCCTCGCTCTTCGATATCTTCACACTGTCATGCAATTTATTAAAACAG GCATCGGGCAAAAATCTGAATTTGAATGACGAGAGCCAGCATGGTCTCCTCATGCAGCTTCTGAAACTGTCCCACAACTGTCTGAACTTTGACTTCATTGGCACTTCAACCGATGAGTCATCAGACGACTTGTGCACGGTACAAATTCCAACCAGCTGGAGGTCAG CATTTTTGGATTCTTCAACGCTGCAGCTCTTTTTTGATCTGTATCATTCCATTCCTCCTTCGCTTTCACCCCTG GTCTTGTCATGCTTGGTGCAAATCGCTTCAGTTCGAAGATCCCTGTTCAACAATGCGGAGAGAGCTAAATTCCTGTCGCATCTAGTAGACGGAGTCAAAAGGATTCTGGAAAACCCCCAG AGCTTGTCGGATCCCAACAATTACCACGAGTTCTGCAGGCTGCTGGCCAGACTGAAAAGCAACTACCAGCTGGGAGAGCTGGTCAAGGTGGAGAACTACCCCGAGGTCATTCGATTAATAGCAAACTTCACAGTGACCAGCTTGCAG CACTGGGAGTTTGCCCCAAACAGCGTGCATTACCTTCTGAGCCTCTGGCAGCGGCTGGCAGCCTCCGTGCCATACGTGAAAGCAACAGAACCGCACCTGCTCGAGACATACACACCCGAGGTCACTAAAGCATACATCACCTCTCGCCTGGAATCTGTGCACATCATACTACG AGATGGCCTGGAGGATCCCCTGGATGACGCTGGCCTCGTCCAGCAGCAGCTGGATCAGCTGTCCACCATCGGCCGCTGCGAGTATGAGAAGACGTGCGCTCTGCTGGTGCAGCTCTTTGACCAGTCGGCGCAGTCGTATCAGGAGTTGCTGCAGTCGAGCAACGCCAGCGCGATGGACGTTGCAGTGCAGGAAG GGCGATTGACCTGGTTGGTGTACATCATCGGCGCTGTTATCGGCGGGAGAGTTTCTTTTGCAAGTACAGATGAACAAGATGCAATGGATGGAGAGCTAGTCTGTCG AGTACTGCAGCTGATGAATCTGACAGACTCTCGTCTGGCTCAGGCAGGAAATGAAAAACTGGAACTGGCCATGCTCAGCTTTTTCGAACAGTTCCGGAAAATTTACATCGGAGACCAG CTTTATCGACGTTTGTCTGAGGTTCTGGGGCTGAATGACGAGACGATGGTCCTGAGTGTATTCATTGGGAAAAT aATCACCAACCTGAAATACTGGGGAAGATGTGAACCTATCACCTCCAAGACTCTGCAGCTTCTCAATGATCTGTCTATTGG TTATAGCAGCGTTAGAAAACTAGTGAAACTCAGCGCTGTTCAGTTCATGCTGAATAACCACACA AGTGAGCACTTCTCATTTCTGGGCATTAACAATCAATCAAACTTGAGTGACATGCGCTGCCGCACCACCTTCTACACAGCCCTGGGAAGGCTGCTCATGGTGGATTTAGGTAACG GAGAAGATGAGGATCAATTTGAACAGTTCATGCTTCCTTTAACGGCAGCGTTCGAAACTGTGGCTCAGATGTTTAGCACCAACACATTCAACGAGCAAGAAGCAAAA AGTACATTGGTGGGACTGGTGAGAGATTTGAGAGGAATCGCCTTTGCTTTCAACGCCAAGACCAGCTTCATGATGCTCTTTGACTGGAT CTATCCAGCCTACATGCCGATACTGCAAAGAGCAATCGGACTGTGGTACCATGACCCAGCTTGCACTACACCTGTTCTAAAGCTTATGGCAGAGCTGGTTCACAAcag gtCTCAAAGATTACAGTTTGATGTGTCATCTCCCAATGGAATCCTCCTTTTCAGGGAAACCAGCAAGATAATTACTATGTATG gCAATCGTATTTTAACGCTAGGAGAAGTGCCGAAGGATCAGGTGTATGCACTAAAACTCAAAGGAATCTCTATCTGCTTCTCCATGTTAAAAGCCGTGCTAAGTGGCAATTACGTGAACTTTGGTGTTTTCCGACTTTATGGGGACGATGCACTAGATAACGCCTTACAGACGTTTATTAAGCTCCTCCTATCAATCCCTCACAGTGATTTACTG GATTACCCCAAACTCAGCCAGTCATACTATTCCCTGCTGGAAGTTCTCACCCAGGACCACATGAACTTCATTGCCAGCCTGGAGCCCCATGTAATCATGTACATTCTCTCATCCATCTCCGAAGGACTCGCGGCACTTG ACACGATGGTATGCACAGGGTGCTGCTCCAGTTTAGACCATAtagttacatatttatttaagcagCTGTCACGCAGCACAAAGAAGAGGTCAACCCCGATGGCACAGGAGAGCGACCGGTTCCTGCTCATCATGCAGCAGCACCCAGAAATGATACAGCAG ATGCTGTCGACTGTACTCAATATTATAATATTCGAGGACTGCAGAAATCAGTGGTCAATGTCTCGTCCATTGCTTGGTTTGATTCTACTAAACGAGAAG TATTTTGCTGATTTGAGAAACAGCATAGTGAACAGCCAACCTCCAGAAAAGCAGCAAGCCATGCatttatgttttgaaaatctTATGGAAAGCATTGAACGCAACTTACTGACAAAAAACAGAGACAG gttTACACAGAACCTTTCAGTATTTAGAAGAGAAGTAAACGACTCCATGAAGAATTCGACCTACGGTGTGAACAGCAACGACATGATGAGCTGA
- the LOC121303155 gene encoding exportin-7 isoform X2, with amino-acid sequence MADHVQSLAQLEILCKQLYETTDSATRLQAEKALVEFTNSPDCLSKCQLLLERGSSSYSQLLAATCLSKLISRTSNPLPLEHRVDIRNYVLNYLATRPKLAAFVTQALIQLYARITKLGWFDCQKEDYVFRNVIVDVTRFLQDSVEHCIIGVTILSQLTNEINQVSASAFFSEADTTHPLTKHRKIASSFRDSSLFDIFTLSCNLLKQASGKNLNLNDESQHGLLMQLLKLSHNCLNFDFIGTSTDESSDDLCTVQIPTSWRSAFLDSSTLQLFFDLYHSIPPSLSPLVLSCLVQIASVRRSLFNNAERAKFLSHLVDGVKRILENPQSLSDPNNYHEFCRLLARLKSNYQLGELVKVENYPEVIRLIANFTVTSLQHWEFAPNSVHYLLSLWQRLAASVPYVKATEPHLLETYTPEVTKAYITSRLESVHIILRDGLEDPLDDAGLVQQQLDQLSTIGRCEYEKTCALLVQLFDQSAQSYQELLQSSNASAMDVAVQEGRLTWLVYIIGAVIGGRVSFASTDEQDAMDGELVCRVLQLMNLTDSRLAQAGNEKLELAMLSFFEQFRKIYIGDQVQKSSKLYRRLSEVLGLNDETMVLSVFIGKIITNLKYWGRCEPITSKTLQLLNDLSIGYSSVRKLVKLSAVQFMLNNHTSEHFSFLGINNQSNLSDMRCRTTFYTALGRLLMVDLGEDEDQFEQFMLPLTAAFETVAQMFSTNTFNEQEAKSTLVGLVRDLRGIAFAFNAKTSFMMLFDWIYPAYMPILQRAIGLWYHDPACTTPVLKLMAELVHNRSQRLQFDVSSPNGILLFRETSKIITMYGNRILTLGEVPKDQVYALKLKGISICFSMLKAVLSGNYVNFGVFRLYGDDALDNALQTFIKLLLSIPHSDLLDYPKLSQSYYSLLEVLTQDHMNFIASLEPHVIMYILSSISEGLAALDTMVCTGCCSSLDHIVTYLFKQLSRSTKKRSTPMAQESDRFLLIMQQHPEMIQQMLSTVLNIIIFEDCRNQWSMSRPLLGLILLNEKYFADLRNSIVNSQPPEKQQAMHLCFENLMESIERNLLTKNRDRFTQNLSVFRREVNDSMKNSTYGVNSNDMMS; translated from the exons TCATCTTACTCGCAGCTGTTGGCAGCCACTTGTCTTTCCAAACTGATTTCACGCACAAGCAACCCTCTGCCCCTGGAACACCGCGTTGATATTC gGAATTATGTTCTTAATTATCTTGCAACCAGGCCGAAGTTGGCAGCCTTTGTAACGCAGGCTCTTATCCAGTTGTATGCCAGAATTACCAAGCTGGGCTGGTTCGACTGCCAGAAAGAAGATTACGTCTTCAGGAATGTCATTGTGGACGTGACAAGATTCCTACAG GACAGTGTTGAACACTGCATCATAGGAGTAACGATTCTGTCTCAGCTAACTAATGAAATAAACCAAGTAAGTGCTTCAGCGTTCTTCAGTGAA GCGGACACAACACACCCCCTCACAAAGCATAGGAAGATCGCCTCCTCATTCAGAGACTCCTCGCTCTTCGATATCTTCACACTGTCATGCAATTTATTAAAACAG GCATCGGGCAAAAATCTGAATTTGAATGACGAGAGCCAGCATGGTCTCCTCATGCAGCTTCTGAAACTGTCCCACAACTGTCTGAACTTTGACTTCATTGGCACTTCAACCGATGAGTCATCAGACGACTTGTGCACGGTACAAATTCCAACCAGCTGGAGGTCAG CATTTTTGGATTCTTCAACGCTGCAGCTCTTTTTTGATCTGTATCATTCCATTCCTCCTTCGCTTTCACCCCTG GTCTTGTCATGCTTGGTGCAAATCGCTTCAGTTCGAAGATCCCTGTTCAACAATGCGGAGAGAGCTAAATTCCTGTCGCATCTAGTAGACGGAGTCAAAAGGATTCTGGAAAACCCCCAG AGCTTGTCGGATCCCAACAATTACCACGAGTTCTGCAGGCTGCTGGCCAGACTGAAAAGCAACTACCAGCTGGGAGAGCTGGTCAAGGTGGAGAACTACCCCGAGGTCATTCGATTAATAGCAAACTTCACAGTGACCAGCTTGCAG CACTGGGAGTTTGCCCCAAACAGCGTGCATTACCTTCTGAGCCTCTGGCAGCGGCTGGCAGCCTCCGTGCCATACGTGAAAGCAACAGAACCGCACCTGCTCGAGACATACACACCCGAGGTCACTAAAGCATACATCACCTCTCGCCTGGAATCTGTGCACATCATACTACG AGATGGCCTGGAGGATCCCCTGGATGACGCTGGCCTCGTCCAGCAGCAGCTGGATCAGCTGTCCACCATCGGCCGCTGCGAGTATGAGAAGACGTGCGCTCTGCTGGTGCAGCTCTTTGACCAGTCGGCGCAGTCGTATCAGGAGTTGCTGCAGTCGAGCAACGCCAGCGCGATGGACGTTGCAGTGCAGGAAG GGCGATTGACCTGGTTGGTGTACATCATCGGCGCTGTTATCGGCGGGAGAGTTTCTTTTGCAAGTACAGATGAACAAGATGCAATGGATGGAGAGCTAGTCTGTCG AGTACTGCAGCTGATGAATCTGACAGACTCTCGTCTGGCTCAGGCAGGAAATGAAAAACTGGAACTGGCCATGCTCAGCTTTTTCGAACAGTTCCGGAAAATTTACATCGGAGACCAGGTGCAGAAATCCTCTAAG CTTTATCGACGTTTGTCTGAGGTTCTGGGGCTGAATGACGAGACGATGGTCCTGAGTGTATTCATTGGGAAAAT aATCACCAACCTGAAATACTGGGGAAGATGTGAACCTATCACCTCCAAGACTCTGCAGCTTCTCAATGATCTGTCTATTGG TTATAGCAGCGTTAGAAAACTAGTGAAACTCAGCGCTGTTCAGTTCATGCTGAATAACCACACA AGTGAGCACTTCTCATTTCTGGGCATTAACAATCAATCAAACTTGAGTGACATGCGCTGCCGCACCACCTTCTACACAGCCCTGGGAAGGCTGCTCATGGTGGATTTAG GAGAAGATGAGGATCAATTTGAACAGTTCATGCTTCCTTTAACGGCAGCGTTCGAAACTGTGGCTCAGATGTTTAGCACCAACACATTCAACGAGCAAGAAGCAAAA AGTACATTGGTGGGACTGGTGAGAGATTTGAGAGGAATCGCCTTTGCTTTCAACGCCAAGACCAGCTTCATGATGCTCTTTGACTGGAT CTATCCAGCCTACATGCCGATACTGCAAAGAGCAATCGGACTGTGGTACCATGACCCAGCTTGCACTACACCTGTTCTAAAGCTTATGGCAGAGCTGGTTCACAAcag gtCTCAAAGATTACAGTTTGATGTGTCATCTCCCAATGGAATCCTCCTTTTCAGGGAAACCAGCAAGATAATTACTATGTATG gCAATCGTATTTTAACGCTAGGAGAAGTGCCGAAGGATCAGGTGTATGCACTAAAACTCAAAGGAATCTCTATCTGCTTCTCCATGTTAAAAGCCGTGCTAAGTGGCAATTACGTGAACTTTGGTGTTTTCCGACTTTATGGGGACGATGCACTAGATAACGCCTTACAGACGTTTATTAAGCTCCTCCTATCAATCCCTCACAGTGATTTACTG GATTACCCCAAACTCAGCCAGTCATACTATTCCCTGCTGGAAGTTCTCACCCAGGACCACATGAACTTCATTGCCAGCCTGGAGCCCCATGTAATCATGTACATTCTCTCATCCATCTCCGAAGGACTCGCGGCACTTG ACACGATGGTATGCACAGGGTGCTGCTCCAGTTTAGACCATAtagttacatatttatttaagcagCTGTCACGCAGCACAAAGAAGAGGTCAACCCCGATGGCACAGGAGAGCGACCGGTTCCTGCTCATCATGCAGCAGCACCCAGAAATGATACAGCAG ATGCTGTCGACTGTACTCAATATTATAATATTCGAGGACTGCAGAAATCAGTGGTCAATGTCTCGTCCATTGCTTGGTTTGATTCTACTAAACGAGAAG TATTTTGCTGATTTGAGAAACAGCATAGTGAACAGCCAACCTCCAGAAAAGCAGCAAGCCATGCatttatgttttgaaaatctTATGGAAAGCATTGAACGCAACTTACTGACAAAAAACAGAGACAG gttTACACAGAACCTTTCAGTATTTAGAAGAGAAGTAAACGACTCCATGAAGAATTCGACCTACGGTGTGAACAGCAACGACATGATGAGCTGA
- the LOC121303155 gene encoding exportin-7 isoform X4, with protein MADHVQSLAQLEILCKQLYETTDSATRLQAEKALVEFTNSPDCLSKCQLLLERGSSSYSQLLAATCLSKLISRTSNPLPLEHRVDIRNYVLNYLATRPKLAAFVTQALIQLYARITKLGWFDCQKEDYVFRNVIVDVTRFLQDSVEHCIIGVTILSQLTNEINQADTTHPLTKHRKIASSFRDSSLFDIFTLSCNLLKQASGKNLNLNDESQHGLLMQLLKLSHNCLNFDFIGTSTDESSDDLCTVQIPTSWRSAFLDSSTLQLFFDLYHSIPPSLSPLVLSCLVQIASVRRSLFNNAERAKFLSHLVDGVKRILENPQSLSDPNNYHEFCRLLARLKSNYQLGELVKVENYPEVIRLIANFTVTSLQHWEFAPNSVHYLLSLWQRLAASVPYVKATEPHLLETYTPEVTKAYITSRLESVHIILRDGLEDPLDDAGLVQQQLDQLSTIGRCEYEKTCALLVQLFDQSAQSYQELLQSSNASAMDVAVQEGRLTWLVYIIGAVIGGRVSFASTDEQDAMDGELVCRVLQLMNLTDSRLAQAGNEKLELAMLSFFEQFRKIYIGDQVQKSSKLYRRLSEVLGLNDETMVLSVFIGKIITNLKYWGRCEPITSKTLQLLNDLSIGYSSVRKLVKLSAVQFMLNNHTSEHFSFLGINNQSNLSDMRCRTTFYTALGRLLMVDLGEDEDQFEQFMLPLTAAFETVAQMFSTNTFNEQEAKSTLVGLVRDLRGIAFAFNAKTSFMMLFDWIYPAYMPILQRAIGLWYHDPACTTPVLKLMAELVHNRSQRLQFDVSSPNGILLFRETSKIITMYGNRILTLGEVPKDQVYALKLKGISICFSMLKAVLSGNYVNFGVFRLYGDDALDNALQTFIKLLLSIPHSDLLDYPKLSQSYYSLLEVLTQDHMNFIASLEPHVIMYILSSISEGLAALDTMVCTGCCSSLDHIVTYLFKQLSRSTKKRSTPMAQESDRFLLIMQQHPEMIQQMLSTVLNIIIFEDCRNQWSMSRPLLGLILLNEKYFADLRNSIVNSQPPEKQQAMHLCFENLMESIERNLLTKNRDRFTQNLSVFRREVNDSMKNSTYGVNSNDMMS; from the exons TCATCTTACTCGCAGCTGTTGGCAGCCACTTGTCTTTCCAAACTGATTTCACGCACAAGCAACCCTCTGCCCCTGGAACACCGCGTTGATATTC gGAATTATGTTCTTAATTATCTTGCAACCAGGCCGAAGTTGGCAGCCTTTGTAACGCAGGCTCTTATCCAGTTGTATGCCAGAATTACCAAGCTGGGCTGGTTCGACTGCCAGAAAGAAGATTACGTCTTCAGGAATGTCATTGTGGACGTGACAAGATTCCTACAG GACAGTGTTGAACACTGCATCATAGGAGTAACGATTCTGTCTCAGCTAACTAATGAAATAAACCAA GCGGACACAACACACCCCCTCACAAAGCATAGGAAGATCGCCTCCTCATTCAGAGACTCCTCGCTCTTCGATATCTTCACACTGTCATGCAATTTATTAAAACAG GCATCGGGCAAAAATCTGAATTTGAATGACGAGAGCCAGCATGGTCTCCTCATGCAGCTTCTGAAACTGTCCCACAACTGTCTGAACTTTGACTTCATTGGCACTTCAACCGATGAGTCATCAGACGACTTGTGCACGGTACAAATTCCAACCAGCTGGAGGTCAG CATTTTTGGATTCTTCAACGCTGCAGCTCTTTTTTGATCTGTATCATTCCATTCCTCCTTCGCTTTCACCCCTG GTCTTGTCATGCTTGGTGCAAATCGCTTCAGTTCGAAGATCCCTGTTCAACAATGCGGAGAGAGCTAAATTCCTGTCGCATCTAGTAGACGGAGTCAAAAGGATTCTGGAAAACCCCCAG AGCTTGTCGGATCCCAACAATTACCACGAGTTCTGCAGGCTGCTGGCCAGACTGAAAAGCAACTACCAGCTGGGAGAGCTGGTCAAGGTGGAGAACTACCCCGAGGTCATTCGATTAATAGCAAACTTCACAGTGACCAGCTTGCAG CACTGGGAGTTTGCCCCAAACAGCGTGCATTACCTTCTGAGCCTCTGGCAGCGGCTGGCAGCCTCCGTGCCATACGTGAAAGCAACAGAACCGCACCTGCTCGAGACATACACACCCGAGGTCACTAAAGCATACATCACCTCTCGCCTGGAATCTGTGCACATCATACTACG AGATGGCCTGGAGGATCCCCTGGATGACGCTGGCCTCGTCCAGCAGCAGCTGGATCAGCTGTCCACCATCGGCCGCTGCGAGTATGAGAAGACGTGCGCTCTGCTGGTGCAGCTCTTTGACCAGTCGGCGCAGTCGTATCAGGAGTTGCTGCAGTCGAGCAACGCCAGCGCGATGGACGTTGCAGTGCAGGAAG GGCGATTGACCTGGTTGGTGTACATCATCGGCGCTGTTATCGGCGGGAGAGTTTCTTTTGCAAGTACAGATGAACAAGATGCAATGGATGGAGAGCTAGTCTGTCG AGTACTGCAGCTGATGAATCTGACAGACTCTCGTCTGGCTCAGGCAGGAAATGAAAAACTGGAACTGGCCATGCTCAGCTTTTTCGAACAGTTCCGGAAAATTTACATCGGAGACCAGGTGCAGAAATCCTCTAAG CTTTATCGACGTTTGTCTGAGGTTCTGGGGCTGAATGACGAGACGATGGTCCTGAGTGTATTCATTGGGAAAAT aATCACCAACCTGAAATACTGGGGAAGATGTGAACCTATCACCTCCAAGACTCTGCAGCTTCTCAATGATCTGTCTATTGG TTATAGCAGCGTTAGAAAACTAGTGAAACTCAGCGCTGTTCAGTTCATGCTGAATAACCACACA AGTGAGCACTTCTCATTTCTGGGCATTAACAATCAATCAAACTTGAGTGACATGCGCTGCCGCACCACCTTCTACACAGCCCTGGGAAGGCTGCTCATGGTGGATTTAG GAGAAGATGAGGATCAATTTGAACAGTTCATGCTTCCTTTAACGGCAGCGTTCGAAACTGTGGCTCAGATGTTTAGCACCAACACATTCAACGAGCAAGAAGCAAAA AGTACATTGGTGGGACTGGTGAGAGATTTGAGAGGAATCGCCTTTGCTTTCAACGCCAAGACCAGCTTCATGATGCTCTTTGACTGGAT CTATCCAGCCTACATGCCGATACTGCAAAGAGCAATCGGACTGTGGTACCATGACCCAGCTTGCACTACACCTGTTCTAAAGCTTATGGCAGAGCTGGTTCACAAcag gtCTCAAAGATTACAGTTTGATGTGTCATCTCCCAATGGAATCCTCCTTTTCAGGGAAACCAGCAAGATAATTACTATGTATG gCAATCGTATTTTAACGCTAGGAGAAGTGCCGAAGGATCAGGTGTATGCACTAAAACTCAAAGGAATCTCTATCTGCTTCTCCATGTTAAAAGCCGTGCTAAGTGGCAATTACGTGAACTTTGGTGTTTTCCGACTTTATGGGGACGATGCACTAGATAACGCCTTACAGACGTTTATTAAGCTCCTCCTATCAATCCCTCACAGTGATTTACTG GATTACCCCAAACTCAGCCAGTCATACTATTCCCTGCTGGAAGTTCTCACCCAGGACCACATGAACTTCATTGCCAGCCTGGAGCCCCATGTAATCATGTACATTCTCTCATCCATCTCCGAAGGACTCGCGGCACTTG ACACGATGGTATGCACAGGGTGCTGCTCCAGTTTAGACCATAtagttacatatttatttaagcagCTGTCACGCAGCACAAAGAAGAGGTCAACCCCGATGGCACAGGAGAGCGACCGGTTCCTGCTCATCATGCAGCAGCACCCAGAAATGATACAGCAG ATGCTGTCGACTGTACTCAATATTATAATATTCGAGGACTGCAGAAATCAGTGGTCAATGTCTCGTCCATTGCTTGGTTTGATTCTACTAAACGAGAAG TATTTTGCTGATTTGAGAAACAGCATAGTGAACAGCCAACCTCCAGAAAAGCAGCAAGCCATGCatttatgttttgaaaatctTATGGAAAGCATTGAACGCAACTTACTGACAAAAAACAGAGACAG gttTACACAGAACCTTTCAGTATTTAGAAGAGAAGTAAACGACTCCATGAAGAATTCGACCTACGGTGTGAACAGCAACGACATGATGAGCTGA